A single window of Bradyrhizobium daqingense DNA harbors:
- a CDS encoding vWA domain-containing protein, with translation MAINHLAPEQTEQFADNIVGFARALRAAGMPVGPGAVIDAMSALQVIDIGSRADVFTTLEAIFVKRHEHALIFKQAFNLFFRASEEWKHMLDSVPLPEQARKKPQAGSRRVQEAMSQPRMTETPQHQEQDLRLSVSDKEILQKKDFAQMSAAEIAEVLRAIEKMHLPQAELLTRRHRPDPHGLRLDLRRTLRASLRTGGDIIDIHRLGRIEKPAPIVALLDISGSMSEYTRLFLHFLHAITDARKRVSVFLFGTRLTNVTRALRQRDPDEALASCSAAVEDWAGGTRISASLHNFNKLWARRVLSQGAIVLLISDGLEREADSKLAFEMDRLHRSCRRLIWLNPLLRFGGFEAKAQGIKMMLPHVDEFRPVHNLSSIQELITTLSRPLPPHHRSLIRSAA, from the coding sequence ATGGCCATCAACCACCTTGCCCCCGAGCAGACCGAGCAATTCGCCGACAACATCGTCGGCTTCGCCCGCGCGCTGCGCGCGGCCGGCATGCCGGTCGGCCCAGGCGCCGTCATCGACGCCATGAGCGCGTTGCAGGTGATCGACATCGGCAGCCGCGCCGACGTCTTCACGACGCTGGAGGCGATCTTCGTCAAGCGGCATGAGCATGCGCTGATCTTCAAGCAGGCTTTCAACCTGTTCTTCCGCGCCTCCGAGGAGTGGAAGCATATGCTGGATTCCGTGCCGCTGCCGGAGCAGGCGAGAAAGAAGCCGCAGGCAGGCTCCCGCCGTGTTCAGGAGGCGATGTCGCAGCCGCGCATGACGGAGACTCCGCAGCACCAGGAGCAAGATCTGCGCCTGTCGGTCTCCGACAAGGAGATCCTTCAGAAGAAGGATTTCGCGCAGATGAGCGCGGCGGAGATCGCGGAGGTCTTGCGGGCCATCGAGAAGATGCACCTGCCGCAGGCCGAGCTCCTGACGCGCCGGCATCGGCCCGATCCGCACGGCCTTCGGCTCGACCTGCGCCGGACGCTGCGTGCCTCCTTGCGCACCGGCGGCGACATCATCGACATCCACCGCCTCGGGCGGATCGAGAAGCCGGCGCCTATCGTGGCGCTGCTCGATATCTCGGGCTCGATGAGCGAGTACACCCGCCTGTTCCTGCATTTCCTGCATGCCATCACCGATGCCCGCAAGCGCGTCTCGGTGTTCCTGTTCGGCACCCGCCTCACCAACGTCACGCGCGCCTTGCGCCAGCGCGACCCCGACGAAGCGCTCGCGAGCTGCTCGGCGGCGGTGGAGGACTGGGCCGGCGGCACGCGGATCTCGGCCTCGCTGCACAACTTCAACAAATTGTGGGCGCGGCGCGTGCTGAGCCAGGGCGCCATCGTGCTCCTGATCTCAGACGGGTTGGAGCGCGAGGCCGATTCCAAGCTGGCCTTCGAGATGGACCGGCTGCACCGGTCCTGCCGGCGGCTGATCTGGCTGAACCCGTTGCTCCGGTTCGGCGGTTTCGAGGCCAAGGCGCAAGGTATCAAAATGATGCTGCCGCACGTTGACGAATTCCGGCCGGTACATAATTTGAGTTCGATCCAGGAGCTGATCACAACGCTCTCCCGGCCGCTGCCGCCGCATCACCGCAGCCTGATCCGCTCCGCAGCTTGA
- a CDS encoding AAA family ATPase — MTSAATSSGAVPASVDAMLELLTSRGYLAERSLATVTYLSLRMGRPLFLEGEAGVGKTEIAKVLSAALGRKLIRLQCYEGLDVSSAVYEWNSAAQMIAIRMAEAAGDTDRDQLSSDIFADRYMIKRPLLQALEPDVAGPPVLLIDELDRADEAFEAYLLEILSDFQVTIPEFGTVKAPSPPIVIITSNRTREIHDALKRRCLYHWVDYPAAERELAIVKTRVPGISVKLSQQVVRFVQALRNQDFYKSPGVAETIDWATALSELDARSLTPQVVGDTLGALLKYQDDITRMQGDTLQKVLKDATSDN; from the coding sequence ATGACTTCAGCGGCCACTTCTTCCGGTGCTGTGCCGGCATCGGTCGACGCGATGCTCGAACTGCTCACATCGCGTGGCTATCTCGCCGAGCGGTCGCTGGCGACGGTGACCTATCTGTCGCTGCGCATGGGCCGGCCGCTGTTCCTGGAAGGTGAAGCCGGCGTCGGCAAGACCGAGATCGCCAAGGTGCTCTCGGCGGCGCTGGGTCGGAAGCTGATCCGCCTCCAGTGCTATGAAGGCCTCGATGTCTCCTCCGCGGTCTACGAGTGGAACAGCGCCGCGCAGATGATCGCGATCCGGATGGCGGAAGCCGCCGGTGACACCGATCGTGACCAGCTCTCGAGCGACATCTTTGCCGACCGCTACATGATCAAGCGGCCGCTGCTGCAGGCGCTGGAGCCCGATGTCGCCGGTCCGCCGGTGCTCTTGATCGACGAGCTCGACCGCGCCGACGAGGCGTTCGAGGCATACCTGCTCGAAATTCTCAGCGACTTCCAGGTGACCATCCCCGAATTCGGCACGGTGAAAGCGCCGAGCCCGCCGATCGTCATCATCACCTCTAACCGCACCCGCGAGATCCACGACGCGCTGAAGCGGCGCTGTCTTTATCACTGGGTCGACTATCCCGCAGCCGAGCGCGAGCTCGCGATCGTCAAGACGCGCGTGCCCGGTATTTCCGTCAAGCTGTCGCAGCAGGTCGTGCGCTTCGTCCAGGCGTTGCGCAACCAGGACTTCTACAAATCGCCGGGTGTCGCCGAGACCATCGACTGGGCCACCGCCCTGTCGGAGCTGGACGCCCGCTCGCTCACCCCGCAAGTGGTCGGCGACACCTTGGGCGCGCTGCTCAAATACCAGGACGACATCACCCGGATGCAGGGCGACACCTTGCAGAAGGTGCTGAAGGACGCGACGAGCGACAATTAG